One region of Desulfovibrio sp. JC022 genomic DNA includes:
- a CDS encoding Xaa-Pro peptidase family protein: MEILDFGFTTSEFEARTARMQKLMREKELDAVFLTTEPNIRYYTGYYTQFWESPTRPWFLVIPLEGKPIAVIPGIGASGMRATWIEDIRTWSSPNPEDDGITLVSDVLNSLPSRFGRIGATLGLQSYLRMPTADYLTITEKVSKEFVDIAEDMHYLRSIKSPAEVEKIRRACAITNHGFDMIPSHAKVGQTEREICTQMRINMLQEGAEFVKYLISGSGPDGYDSIIMGPTSRVIEEGDVLIIDVGAVYDGYFSDFDRNFAFGHCSDETKRAYDCVYAATDAGFAAARPGATTTDVYNAMWSIMEAGGALGNEVGRLGHGLGTQLTEWPSNTATDNTVLEPGMVITLEPGMTYAKGKDMVHEENIVITEDGAQWLTRRASEHIIVID; this comes from the coding sequence ATGGAAATTCTCGATTTTGGTTTTACTACTTCCGAATTTGAAGCAAGAACAGCACGCATGCAGAAACTCATGCGTGAGAAAGAACTCGATGCTGTTTTCCTGACCACCGAGCCGAACATCCGCTACTACACCGGTTACTACACCCAGTTCTGGGAAAGCCCGACCCGTCCCTGGTTCCTGGTCATCCCCCTTGAAGGTAAACCTATTGCCGTAATTCCCGGCATCGGTGCCAGCGGCATGCGGGCCACATGGATTGAAGACATCCGCACCTGGTCATCCCCCAACCCCGAAGATGATGGAATTACCCTTGTATCCGATGTCCTCAATTCCCTGCCCAGCCGATTCGGCCGCATTGGTGCGACCCTCGGTTTGCAGTCCTACCTGCGCATGCCCACCGCCGATTACCTGACCATCACCGAAAAGGTCAGCAAGGAATTCGTCGATATTGCTGAAGATATGCACTACCTGCGCAGCATCAAATCCCCTGCTGAAGTTGAAAAAATACGCCGCGCCTGCGCCATCACCAACCACGGCTTTGACATGATCCCCTCTCACGCCAAAGTAGGCCAGACCGAACGCGAAATCTGCACCCAGATGCGCATCAACATGCTTCAGGAAGGTGCCGAGTTCGTAAAATACCTCATCTCCGGTTCCGGTCCCGACGGTTACGATTCCATCATCATGGGTCCCACTTCCCGCGTCATTGAAGAAGGCGATGTGCTGATCATCGATGTAGGAGCAGTGTACGACGGTTACTTCTCCGACTTCGACCGCAACTTCGCATTCGGCCATTGCAGCGATGAGACCAAACGCGCATACGACTGCGTTTACGCAGCAACCGACGCAGGTTTTGCCGCTGCCCGCCCCGGTGCAACCACCACCGACGTTTACAACGCCATGTGGTCCATCATGGAAGCAGGCGGAGCACTCGGCAACGAAGTAGGCCGCCTCGGTCACGGTCTGGGAACCCAGCTCACCGAATGGCCTTCCAACACCGCCACCGACAACACTGTCCTCGAACCGGGCATGGTTATCACACTTGAACCCGGCATGACCTATGCCAAGGGTAAGGATATGGTTCACGAAGAAAACATCGTGATCACCGAAGACGGCGCCCAGTGGCTGACCCGCCGCGCCAGCGAACACATTATCGTCATTGATTAG
- a CDS encoding BCCT family transporter: MSNGNTAVAAKPMTGTETAEQGTTLKQGKMLFTSTMTFIVMVVLAGLLFPDKLYDVGIGTMNYLTETFGWIYMAGSFLYVMVMFFFAFSKYGNIRFGDDDSKPEFSTFSWMGMLFSAGMGTVMLYWGVAEPVYHYINPLVTTGIDPMTPAAAEFAMKQSFIHQGIQAWSAFSVVGLILGYLMYRKKESGLISNILLPWGRDKANGNLGKIVNLICVFGAIAGISTSLGQTGLSLSVSFSYLLGTPDSTMTKLLVVGTITGITVLCTTTGLEKGIKVLSDYNAYLLMGLILLVGLVGPTTTMLNVYFDSLGNYMNDFFRDGLMLPTFAAKEETSWITGWPIYYYAWAIAWAPFVGPFIARVSKGRTVREFILGSMILPCLGIFLWVAFFGTIGIQAPVEALKAAAASSKAATFIVLEGFPLGTLISWGVVLALFTCFITSLNSSTFTLSSMSQDGAANPSNKMKTIWTIAQAAMALTLMLGSKTGIELLQSISLIFALPLMFVLFLCMISTIKMFREEFAD; this comes from the coding sequence ATGTCAAACGGTAACACAGCTGTCGCAGCAAAACCCATGACCGGGACTGAGACCGCAGAACAGGGGACCACACTTAAACAGGGTAAGATGCTCTTCACCAGCACTATGACCTTCATCGTCATGGTTGTCCTTGCAGGACTGCTTTTCCCCGATAAATTGTACGATGTAGGTATCGGAACAATGAACTACCTGACCGAGACTTTCGGTTGGATCTACATGGCAGGCTCTTTCCTCTATGTAATGGTCATGTTCTTCTTCGCCTTCAGTAAATACGGCAACATCCGCTTTGGTGACGATGACTCAAAACCTGAGTTCAGCACCTTCTCTTGGATGGGAATGCTCTTCTCCGCCGGTATGGGTACTGTAATGCTCTACTGGGGGGTTGCAGAACCTGTCTACCACTACATCAATCCGCTGGTGACCACCGGTATCGATCCGATGACCCCGGCCGCAGCCGAATTCGCCATGAAGCAGAGCTTCATCCATCAGGGCATTCAGGCATGGTCCGCCTTCTCCGTAGTCGGCCTGATCCTCGGCTACCTGATGTATCGTAAAAAAGAGAGCGGCCTGATCTCCAACATCCTGCTCCCCTGGGGTCGCGACAAAGCCAACGGCAACCTTGGTAAAATCGTCAACCTGATCTGTGTATTCGGCGCCATCGCAGGTATCTCCACCTCTCTGGGCCAGACCGGACTTTCCCTGAGCGTAAGTTTCTCTTACCTGCTGGGAACCCCGGACTCCACCATGACCAAGCTTCTCGTAGTCGGTACCATCACCGGTATCACCGTACTCTGTACCACCACCGGTCTTGAAAAAGGTATCAAAGTCCTTTCCGACTACAACGCATACCTGCTCATGGGTCTGATCCTGCTGGTAGGTCTTGTCGGACCGACCACCACCATGCTCAACGTATACTTTGATTCCCTCGGTAACTACATGAACGACTTCTTCCGCGACGGCCTCATGCTGCCTACTTTCGCAGCCAAAGAAGAAACTTCATGGATCACTGGCTGGCCGATCTACTACTACGCATGGGCCATTGCCTGGGCACCCTTTGTAGGTCCCTTCATCGCCCGCGTATCCAAAGGCCGCACCGTACGTGAATTCATCCTCGGTTCCATGATCCTGCCCTGCCTCGGAATTTTCCTCTGGGTAGCATTCTTCGGTACCATCGGTATTCAGGCTCCTGTTGAAGCACTCAAGGCGGCAGCAGCCTCCTCCAAGGCGGCAACTTTCATCGTCCTTGAAGGTTTCCCCTTGGGAACTCTTATCTCATGGGGTGTTGTACTGGCTCTGTTCACCTGCTTTATCACTTCCCTGAACAGCTCCACCTTCACCTTAAGCTCCATGAGTCAGGACGGCGCAGCCAACCCCAGCAACAAAATGAAAACCATCTGGACCATCGCTCAGGCAGCCATGGCACTGACCCTCATGCTCGGTAGTAAGACAGGTATTGAACTCCTCCAGAGTATCAGCCTGATCTTCGCCCTGCCGCTCATGTTCGTGCTCTTCCTGTGCATGATCAGCACCATCAAGATGTTCCGCGAGGAATTCGCAGACTAG
- a CDS encoding YgeY family selenium metabolism-linked hydrolase, whose translation MFDKIVARTGHYEQEIYDFASELIRIESLSGQEGGVAKAVREKMEQLGFDKVETDEMGNVCGSMGNGPALICVDGHMDVVGTGEEKLWSRPSLSGEQDDEKIYGRGATDMKSAIASMVYAGRVIKDLALTDGLTYMVCASVQEEPCEGLAWEYMIEDLGLRPDFVILAEPSDDKVSLAQKGRMELKVSVSGKTAHASTPHMGDNAIYKMARIIVDLESLNSNMEIEDSELGKGCLVVSEVNSHAPSRCSVADYCEISIDRRLTWGESAEYAIDQIKKLPSVAESGAEVEAYLFEEPSYTGKTCSKECIFPAWKLKKEHAVTDATKEAFKGLFNKEATLTTWPFSTNGVAIMGKNDIPVIGYGPGTLDACHVPNEYVSKKQVLDAAMMYAAIPVIYTDKK comes from the coding sequence ATGTTTGATAAAATTGTTGCACGCACCGGACATTACGAACAGGAAATTTACGATTTTGCCAGCGAACTGATTCGCATTGAAAGCCTCTCCGGTCAGGAAGGCGGGGTGGCAAAAGCTGTCCGCGAAAAAATGGAACAGCTCGGATTCGACAAGGTTGAAACAGACGAGATGGGCAATGTCTGCGGCTCCATGGGCAACGGCCCGGCCCTTATCTGTGTTGACGGACACATGGATGTTGTCGGCACCGGTGAGGAAAAGTTATGGTCCCGTCCCTCCCTTTCCGGCGAGCAGGACGATGAGAAGATATACGGGCGCGGCGCAACAGACATGAAATCCGCCATTGCCTCCATGGTTTATGCGGGCAGAGTCATCAAGGACCTCGCTCTCACCGACGGCCTGACCTACATGGTCTGCGCCAGTGTGCAGGAAGAACCCTGCGAAGGTCTAGCCTGGGAATACATGATCGAAGATCTCGGCCTGCGTCCCGACTTTGTCATCCTTGCCGAGCCCAGTGATGACAAAGTTTCACTGGCCCAGAAAGGCCGCATGGAACTGAAAGTTTCCGTTTCCGGCAAAACCGCCCACGCTTCCACCCCGCACATGGGCGACAATGCCATCTACAAAATGGCCCGCATCATTGTTGATCTGGAATCATTGAATTCAAACATGGAAATCGAAGACAGTGAACTTGGCAAGGGTTGCCTTGTTGTTTCCGAAGTGAACTCCCATGCCCCGTCCAGATGTTCCGTCGCTGATTATTGTGAAATATCCATCGACAGACGGCTCACTTGGGGAGAATCAGCCGAGTACGCCATCGACCAGATCAAAAAACTGCCCAGTGTGGCTGAGTCCGGGGCCGAAGTTGAAGCTTACCTCTTTGAAGAACCTTCCTACACCGGGAAAACCTGCTCCAAAGAATGCATCTTCCCGGCATGGAAGCTCAAAAAAGAACATGCTGTGACTGATGCTACCAAGGAAGCCTTCAAGGGACTTTTTAACAAGGAAGCCACCCTGACCACATGGCCCTTTTCAACCAACGGCGTAGCCATCATGGGCAAAAACGATATCCCGGTTATCGGCTACGGACCGGGCACCCTTGATGCCTGCCATGTTCCCAACGAATATGTAAGTAAAAAACAGGTTCTTGATGCGGCTATGATGTACGCGGCAATTCCTGTAATATATACCGACAAGAAATAA
- a CDS encoding RidA family protein: MKTQIKTTNAPGAVGPYSQAIKAGNTLYVSGQLPINPETGKMCEGSIEECTRQALENLKAIVTEAGGTLDNVVKTTVFMADLADFVPANGVYAEYFAEPFPARSAFQVAALPLGGRIEIEAIVVLD, encoded by the coding sequence ATGAAAACACAGATCAAAACCACCAATGCTCCCGGAGCAGTAGGCCCTTATTCTCAGGCAATCAAAGCCGGCAACACCCTTTATGTTTCCGGTCAGCTGCCCATCAACCCCGAAACCGGCAAAATGTGCGAAGGTTCCATTGAAGAGTGCACTCGTCAGGCTCTTGAGAACCTCAAAGCAATCGTAACCGAAGCAGGCGGAACTCTGGATAACGTTGTAAAAACCACCGTATTCATGGCTGACCTCGCTGACTTCGTACCCGCAAACGGCGTATACGCTGAATACTTTGCCGAACCTTTCCCCGCACGCAGCGCATTTCAGGTTGCCGCTCTGCCCCTTGGCGGTCGCATTGAAATCGAAGCAATAGTTGTTCTGGATTAA
- a CDS encoding PaaI family thioesterase, with protein MNINTHENIDQSLCGEPVSVAEGSSEVRLTCTGNMAADGSGLVHGGFIFGMADYAAMLSVNHPNVVLAGAESRFLKPSQVGDVLIAKAHEQENDGRKHIIKVDVSCNGDVVFSGTFTCFVTKEHVLAGA; from the coding sequence ATGAATATCAATACACACGAAAATATAGATCAATCCCTTTGCGGTGAGCCTGTTTCTGTTGCTGAAGGAAGCAGCGAGGTCCGCCTTACCTGTACCGGGAATATGGCAGCCGATGGCAGCGGGCTGGTCCATGGCGGGTTTATTTTCGGTATGGCCGATTATGCGGCAATGCTGTCCGTCAATCATCCTAATGTTGTTCTGGCTGGCGCAGAGAGCCGTTTTTTGAAGCCCTCGCAGGTTGGTGATGTCCTAATCGCCAAAGCCCATGAGCAGGAGAATGATGGTCGCAAACATATCATCAAGGTGGATGTGTCCTGTAACGGGGACGTTGTTTTTAGCGGGACTTTTACCTGCTTCGTCACCAAGGAACACGTTTTGGCAGGCGCATAG
- a CDS encoding AMIN domain-containing protein: MLTVFYRRFYILLFLIWLGAVSGLFVLSVWGDFDTFIRDFSIYTRMAGNGTPAVVNGSQTFVQAAKEEVTSVRREVVHEVRKVERETEQLFEGNKTADSNASDPIKREIQQDLAANRTVPVSKEAAGGIGMLDSLEFTHTENEFLARLQTSSKVGRVTYFWLDKPSKLVVDLRGKWRYSVPRKTDFISGFVGQVVLGRHTDRLRLVFNFRDPAAEKGPSPQLIRTPQGLDIVVSKSGQ; the protein is encoded by the coding sequence GTGCTGACTGTTTTTTACAGAAGATTCTACATCCTGCTCTTCCTGATCTGGCTTGGAGCGGTGTCCGGTCTTTTTGTCCTTTCCGTATGGGGGGATTTTGATACGTTCATTCGGGATTTCAGCATTTATACCCGTATGGCGGGTAATGGAACTCCCGCAGTTGTGAACGGTTCGCAGACATTTGTGCAGGCCGCCAAGGAAGAAGTGACCTCTGTTCGCCGGGAAGTTGTGCATGAAGTGCGCAAGGTGGAGCGCGAAACAGAACAGTTGTTTGAAGGCAATAAAACAGCCGATTCCAATGCCTCTGACCCTATCAAAAGGGAAATCCAGCAGGATCTTGCCGCTAATCGCACTGTTCCCGTATCTAAAGAAGCGGCTGGAGGCATAGGCATGCTGGACAGCCTTGAATTTACCCATACCGAAAATGAGTTTCTGGCTCGTTTGCAGACATCCAGCAAGGTGGGCAGGGTAACGTATTTCTGGCTGGATAAGCCTTCCAAGCTGGTGGTGGATTTGCGTGGCAAGTGGCGTTATTCCGTGCCGAGGAAAACTGATTTCATCTCAGGGTTCGTGGGACAGGTCGTGCTGGGCAGGCATACAGATCGTCTGCGGCTGGTCTTTAATTTCCGAGATCCGGCAGCTGAAAAAGGGCCGTCACCGCAATTGATCCGCACCCCGCAGGGTCTTGATATTGTGGTTTCAAAATCGGGGCAGTGA
- a CDS encoding type VI secretion protein IcmF/TssM N-terminal domain-containing protein translates to MKKFLLNLLKIVLLVLLFVLAAVGSYALVNYMGWPWWAGACLFGGLIGLIAAVLFIRKWMLRRREKKFVKRIVDQDDSAIAAAPLHERSRLQELQTRWMEAVHLLQNSELRRHGNPLYALPWYMVFGESDSGKSTAVASSRLTSILSDVGPTPGVSATRNCDWWFFEEAVILDTAGRYAIPLDESRDKEEWEKFLTLLVKYRKREPLNGLIITLPADRLQSGDEDGLQEYGRSLRKRINELMRVLGVRFPVYVLLTKMDLVFGLKGLAEVLPAEARSQAMGMVNESVVSNPEEFVDSAVSGVIERLRDLRVTLLDRENRFDPAFLLFADELDRLRPRIRAFADGVFEENPYQEQPLFRGIYFSSGEQSGEQSSAFLDSLPSLQNVQTKLPGTRQGLFLHDFFSKVLTRDRNLFTPIIEFLKWKLLTRNLGMFVWLLLLFFVCGLFSMSFLGNRRALDDLFTAFPKPPEFSEKIDERIVEMEGFRQKILHLQKLNTNWWVPRMGLDVSLEAEKKAQQLYVEKFESVLLKPVDEKLTQTIEGLHAGSSEQVISDFVKLLGWRIDLLDNRLEGGGSKPLAPYELPSGQALSVAVKGFDPDLMKYYARTYSSYLDWDDNAEALNEQRLLLQARLGKVFSLKGSDFKWLVDWVDANPEVQSVTLRDFWGGPRLHFENEVNVSPAYTTIGRKMLEDFLAELRRAMPDNSSFAQREKDFWSWYAGQFYRTWYTFSEHFTEGERQLLTKDDYSNMAHSMANPDNPYFKLIVRMKEEFSSIKGLETPPQWVDDLFGFNIVLTQYKAIKAKGVEESSQKAEESLRKIMADLGGKMAEDIEERIEGAKQLNEYMQVLNDMAGFTTSQETAFKSAAALYPATGHTSGGGGTESKSGEGAVKKNPVDGATRAMAALRTRMRGGGKGTHVFWNLVAGPLEFMVYVITMEASCELQKLWEGKVMAETSHVPPEKLRATLFGKSGIVGKFTSGSAAPFLSRGVKGWQSRKWLGIPFPFREEFFVFLNDGEQGAQEIQPEYKVSLSTIPTSVNSNATEEPYATVLSLECGTGKQELVNYNYSEKMVFKWKPDQCGTTTLTIRFPGLDLVKTYEGKLGFAKFLSEFRNGEVSFTSKDFPEQGKGLEGLGVSSVKVGYNFSGAAPVIEVLNIKPLNLPNFITDCWQH, encoded by the coding sequence ATGAAGAAATTTCTACTCAATCTGCTCAAGATTGTCCTGCTGGTGCTGCTTTTTGTGCTGGCGGCAGTGGGGTCCTACGCCCTTGTAAATTATATGGGCTGGCCTTGGTGGGCCGGGGCCTGTCTTTTTGGTGGATTGATCGGGTTGATTGCCGCTGTTCTTTTTATCCGTAAATGGATGCTGCGCAGGCGGGAGAAAAAATTTGTCAAACGCATTGTGGATCAGGATGATTCCGCCATTGCCGCTGCTCCGTTGCATGAGCGTTCCAGATTACAGGAATTGCAGACCCGCTGGATGGAAGCGGTTCACCTGCTTCAGAATTCGGAGCTTCGCAGGCACGGTAATCCCCTTTACGCCCTGCCGTGGTATATGGTTTTCGGGGAATCTGATTCAGGCAAGAGTACTGCCGTAGCCAGCAGCAGATTGACTTCTATCCTTTCCGATGTGGGCCCCACTCCCGGCGTTTCAGCCACCCGCAATTGTGATTGGTGGTTCTTTGAGGAAGCAGTCATCCTCGATACCGCAGGCCGTTACGCCATCCCTCTTGATGAATCGCGGGACAAGGAAGAGTGGGAAAAATTTCTGACCCTGCTGGTTAAGTACCGCAAGCGTGAGCCGCTCAATGGCTTGATTATCACTCTCCCTGCCGATCGTCTGCAATCCGGTGATGAGGACGGTCTGCAAGAGTACGGGCGCAGTTTGCGTAAGCGAATCAATGAACTCATGCGTGTGCTGGGGGTGCGTTTTCCTGTCTACGTGCTGCTGACCAAGATGGATCTGGTTTTCGGACTCAAAGGGCTGGCCGAGGTCCTGCCTGCCGAGGCTAGGTCACAGGCCATGGGTATGGTCAATGAGTCAGTGGTTTCTAATCCTGAAGAATTCGTGGACAGCGCAGTTTCCGGGGTAATTGAACGGCTTCGTGATTTGCGGGTGACCCTGCTGGACCGCGAGAATCGTTTTGATCCCGCATTTCTGCTTTTTGCCGATGAACTGGACCGTTTGCGTCCGCGTATCCGGGCTTTTGCAGATGGGGTTTTTGAAGAAAATCCTTATCAGGAACAACCCTTGTTCCGGGGTATTTATTTTTCCAGCGGTGAGCAGAGCGGGGAACAGAGTTCCGCTTTTCTGGATAGTCTTCCCTCCTTGCAGAATGTGCAGACAAAACTGCCGGGCACGCGGCAGGGTTTGTTTCTGCACGATTTTTTTTCAAAGGTGCTGACCCGTGACCGCAATCTGTTCACTCCCATTATTGAATTTTTGAAATGGAAGCTGTTGACCCGCAATCTGGGTATGTTTGTCTGGTTGTTGTTGCTTTTCTTTGTCTGCGGTTTGTTCAGCATGTCTTTCTTAGGCAACCGTCGCGCTCTGGATGACCTGTTTACCGCGTTTCCCAAACCGCCTGAATTCTCTGAAAAGATTGATGAACGCATTGTGGAAATGGAAGGTTTTCGCCAAAAGATTCTACATCTTCAAAAGCTTAACACTAATTGGTGGGTTCCGCGCATGGGCCTTGATGTGAGCCTTGAGGCTGAGAAAAAAGCCCAACAGCTTTATGTGGAAAAATTTGAATCCGTGCTGCTTAAGCCCGTGGATGAGAAATTAACCCAAACGATAGAGGGATTGCATGCAGGCTCCTCGGAGCAGGTAATCAGTGATTTTGTGAAGTTGCTCGGCTGGCGTATCGACCTGCTTGATAACCGTCTGGAAGGCGGGGGGTCAAAACCCCTTGCCCCTTACGAACTTCCTTCGGGGCAGGCTTTGTCTGTGGCTGTAAAGGGTTTTGACCCGGATCTGATGAAATACTACGCCCGGACCTATAGCTCTTATCTGGATTGGGATGATAATGCTGAAGCCTTAAATGAACAGCGGCTGCTTTTGCAGGCCCGGCTGGGTAAGGTCTTCAGCCTCAAAGGTTCGGATTTTAAGTGGCTGGTGGATTGGGTCGATGCCAACCCCGAGGTTCAGTCGGTTACCCTGCGTGATTTCTGGGGCGGGCCGCGTCTGCATTTTGAAAATGAGGTTAATGTTTCCCCCGCTTACACAACCATCGGGCGTAAGATGCTTGAGGATTTTCTTGCTGAATTGCGCCGGGCCATGCCGGATAATTCCAGCTTCGCACAGCGTGAAAAGGATTTCTGGAGCTGGTATGCCGGACAATTTTACAGGACATGGTACACATTTTCCGAGCATTTTACCGAAGGTGAGAGGCAGCTGCTGACCAAGGACGACTACAGCAACATGGCTCATTCCATGGCCAATCCTGACAACCCTTATTTTAAGCTGATTGTCAGGATGAAGGAGGAATTCTCATCCATCAAAGGATTAGAAACACCTCCGCAATGGGTTGATGATCTTTTTGGTTTTAATATTGTCCTGACCCAGTACAAGGCCATCAAAGCCAAAGGGGTAGAGGAATCTTCCCAGAAGGCCGAGGAATCCCTGCGTAAAATAATGGCCGATCTGGGCGGCAAAATGGCTGAGGATATAGAGGAACGTATCGAAGGAGCCAAACAGCTCAATGAGTACATGCAGGTGCTGAACGATATGGCCGGTTTTACCACCAGTCAGGAAACAGCTTTCAAGAGCGCGGCTGCTCTCTATCCGGCTACCGGTCACACTTCCGGGGGGGGCGGAACTGAAAGTAAGTCCGGTGAAGGTGCGGTCAAGAAAAATCCCGTGGATGGAGCCACAAGAGCCATGGCTGCTCTGCGGACCCGTATGCGCGGGGGGGGCAAGGGCACGCATGTCTTTTGGAATCTTGTGGCCGGACCCCTTGAGTTCATGGTTTATGTGATCACCATGGAAGCTTCCTGTGAATTACAGAAGCTTTGGGAAGGGAAGGTGATGGCTGAAACTTCCCATGTTCCCCCGGAAAAATTGCGGGCTACCCTGTTCGGCAAGAGCGGTATTGTGGGTAAGTTCACGTCCGGCAGTGCCGCGCCTTTTCTGAGTCGTGGTGTAAAAGGCTGGCAGAGCCGTAAATGGCTGGGTATTCCTTTTCCGTTCCGGGAAGAGTTCTTTGTTTTTCTTAATGACGGGGAACAGGGAGCGCAGGAAATTCAGCCGGAATACAAGGTCAGTCTTTCCACAATTCCCACTTCCGTAAACAGCAATGCCACGGAAGAGCCGTATGCCACTGTCCTTTCCCTTGAGTGCGGCACCGGAAAACAGGAACTTGTAAACTACAACTATTCCGAAAAAATGGTTTTTAAATGGAAACCGGACCAGTGCGGTACAACAACCCTGACCATCCGCTTTCCGGGGCTTGATCTGGTCAAAACGTACGAAGGCAAGTTGGGGTTTGCCAAATTCCTGTCCGAGTTCCGCAACGGCGAAGTTAGTTTTACTTCCAAGGATTTTCCAGAACAGGGTAAAGGTCTTGAGGGGCTTGGCGTAAGCAGCGTTAAGGTCGGCTACAATTTCAGCGGGGCCGCTCCGGTCATTGAAGTGCTGAATATCAAGCCCTTGAACCTGCCTAATTTTATAACCGACTGCTGGCAGCATTAA